The genomic window ACCTACTCCACCACCCGGTTTTATCCCTCCAGTTGACCTACTCCACCACCCGGTTTTATCCCTCCAGTTGACCTACTCCACCACCCGGTTTTATCCCTCAATGTGACCTACTCCACCATCCGGTTTTATCCCTTCAGTTGACCTACTCCACCACCCGGTTTTATCCCTCAATGTGACCTACTCCATCACCCGGTTTTATCCCTTCAGTTGACCTACTCCACCACCCGGTTTTATCCCTCCAGTTGACCTACTCCATCACCCGGTTTTATCCCTTCAGTTGACCTACTCCATCACCCGGTTTTATCCCTCCAGTTGACCTACTCCATCACCCGGTTTTATCCCTCCAGTTGACCTACTCCACCACCCGGTTTTATCCCTCAAGGTGACCTACTCCACCACCCGGTTTTATCCCTCCAGTTGACCTACTCCACCACCCGGTTTTATCCCTCCAGTTGACCTACTCCATCATCCGGTTTTATCCCTTCAGTTGACCTACTCCACCACCCGGTTTTCTCCCTTCAGTTGACCTACTCCACCACCCGGTTTTATCCCTCCAGTTGACCTACTCCACCACCCGGTTTTATCCCTCCAGTTGACCTACTCCACCACCCGGTTTTATCCCTCAATGTGACCTACTCCACCATCCGGTTTTATCCCTTCAGTTGACCTACTCCACCACCCGGTTTTATCCCTCAATGTGACCTACTCCATCACCCGGTTTTATCCCTTCAGTTGACCTACTCCACCACCCGGTTTTATCCCTCCAGTTGACCTACTCCATCACCCGGTTTTATCCCTTCAGTTGACCTACTCCATCACCCGGTTTTATCCCTCCAGTTGACCTACTCCATCACCCGGTTTTATCCCTCCAGTTGACCTACTCCACCACCCGGTTTTATCCCTCAAGGTGACCTACTCCACCACCCGGTTTTATCCCTCCAGTTGACCTACTCCACCACCCGGTTTTATCCCTCCAGTTGACCTACTCCATCATCCGGTTTTATCCCTTCAGTTGACCTACTCCACCACCCGGTTTTCTCCCTTCAGTTGACCTACTCCACCACCCGGTTTGCCATTTACGAGACGATCAAGAAACATCTGACTAAGGATGGAAGCGTGATGCCTTTCTATCAGAAGGTTGGCACGGCCGTGGTGTCAGGCGCCTTGGGAGGTTTCGTGGGAACTCCAGCCGACCTTATCAATGTCAGGTACTCCTCTGTTTCCATTGTCAACTTCTagtgaaataatgttttaagtGGTACCGCTAAAGTCTTACCGTCATAATAAAAGTCATAAAGAGTTCTACAAAAGTCAGATAAGTGAAGAGTTCAGTTATTTTAATATAGATTTGTGATAAATAAGTTCAGTGGTAACTAATTACAGCATATGAATTTAGTGGTAAATAACTTTAGCATATGGAATTAGTGGTAAAAAACTACGGCATATGAATTAAGTGGTGAAAAACTTCAGCATGTGGAATTTGTGGTAAATAATTACAGCATATAAATTAAGTGGTGGATAACTTCAGCATATGGAATTAGTGGTAAAAAATTACAGCATATAATTTAAGTGGTGGATAACTTAAGAACATGGAATTAGTGGTAAATAATTACAGCATATAAATTAAGTGGTGGAAAACTTAAGAACATGGAATTAGTGGTAAATAATTACAGCATATGAATTAAGTGGTGGATAACTTCAGAACATGGAATTAGTGCTAAATATTTATAGCATATGAATTTAGTGGTGGATAACTTCAGAACATGGAATTAGTGGTAAATAATTACAGCATATGAATTAAGTGGTGGATAACTTCAGCATATGAATTTAGTGGTGAATAACTTCAGCATGTGGAATTAGTGGTAAAAAAATTACAGAATGTGAATTTAGtggtaaatatttcaaaatatgaattttgTGGTAAATAATTACAGTAGACTGaataaaattaagaaaacaaaatatttttattttttcattcgCATTGTGATAATAAGGTGTATTATGAAGAATGTCGTTATGTTTGCTTCAGGATGCAAAACGACGTAAAGCTACCAGTGGACCAGCGCAGAAAGTGAGTACAGTAATGATGATTGAATATAAGTAAAAGCAGAGTAACACGAAATATAAACATTCTGAATACTTTCGCTGATGTCAAACTTTAATTCAAATGTCATAGCATTACATCAATCattgaccaaaatatatctACTGACAAGTCACCACATCAATGATTCTCATGTGTATATCTACTGACAAGTCACTAGATCATTGATACTTGTCTATAACCTCCGTCATATTTTACCAAAATGTATCTACCGACAAGGCACCATATCATTGACTCTCGTCTATAACCTCCGTCATATTTTACCAAAATGTATCTACCGACAAGGCGCCATATCATTGACTCTCGTCTATAACCTCCGTCATATTTTACCAAAATGTATCTACCGACAAGGCACCATATCATTGACTCTCGTCTATAACCTCCGTCatattttaccaaaatatatCTACCAACAAGGCACCATATCATTGACTCTCGTCAGAAACCTCCATCatattttaccaaaatatatCTACCGACAAGGCACCATATCATTGACTCTCGTGTGTAACCTCCGTCatattttaccaaaatatatCTACCGACAAGGCACCATATCATTGACTCTCGTCTGTAACCTCCATCatattttaccaaaatatatCTTCCGACAAGGCACCATATCATTGACTCTCGTCTGTAACCTTCGTCatattttaccaaaatatatCTACCGACAAGTCACCATATCATTGACTCTCGTCTGTAACCTCCGTCATATTTTACCAAAATGTATCTACCGACAAGGCACCATATCATTGACTCTCGTCTATAACCTCCGTCATATTTTACCAAATTTAAAGACATTACTGTCGCATTTTCTGATGGTTAAAATTTTCGCGGTTTGAACTACAAGGATTTTATTTCCCTGATACTATTCTCAAAGGTTTACACGTATTAGTTGAGGTTTACATGTATTAGTTAAGGTTTACACGTATTAGTTGAGGTTTACATGTATTAGTTAAGGTTTACACGTATAAGTTTTCTTTGTAACGTTATCTGCCGTTCTCTTTCAATCAAAGGTAAATATATCTGAAGAACAAGACATTAATCAGCGCACATATTTAGTGTAATACCCAACACAAACTCGATAACTAAAGCATTTTTCTGTGTAATTGTAGCTATAAGAATGCCTTTCATGGTTTCTATCGCGTGTTCCGGGAGGAGGGGATTGGAAGGATGTTCTCCGGCGCCACCATGGCCAGTTCCAGAGCGATCCTGGTCACTGTCGGACAAGTGTGTATCAATCCTCCATTTATATTTGTAGTTATTTTAAATTCTACGTTGTGTTTGAAGAATTATGAATGTTAAACTCGGAAAGAACTGGTTTATTCGAATCAAGGAAATTTAAAAACGAAACGGCatttgtttgttaatatgttttattcCTATTTTTATCGATTATGATTTAGAATTTCctgttattatgtatttacttGTAGTTTGGTTTACTTGTAGTACACAAATGTTATAGTATTTGGTATTAGTAGTACACTTCCTGATACAGACGGGTATATACAAGGTATTAATTTCTTTGTATAGCTGGCATGTTATGACCAGATAAAACAGACACTTATGAACACCGGCTACTTCAAAGACAATGTGTTCACACATGTAACCAGCAGTGCGGTAGCGGTAAGTACCCATTCTACAACCTCCTCCTTATCACCATTCACCTGGCGTAGGATACGTAATGATTATTTATGAGTTTATgtaaatacaaaacatgttGAAGTGCATCTATATTATAGAATACATGACGACGGTGTTGAGACAAATGTAtacgatataacatatatataggaCACATGGCGATAGTGTTtagaaatatacatatttagGTCATTATAAAGAATGTCGAGAGATTATATAACGTACAGGTGACGATGGGTGTTGGGTGAGGACCAGTGATAAGACTTGCAAAATGTTGAATTATGACAGCAAATGAATTCGGTCTCTCCACTCAGCGATTTCTCATAGTTGTCCCTTGTCAGCAAAAACTTTGGAATCTGCCAAAGGCGTGTGTCAACATTCGAATGTCTTCTATTACATAGAGGAGCGATACTCCTCAAAACATACCATGATTTCAACCGATTTTTGCATTCAAAATGTTGAACTggttatattaatataaatgagtATTTGCGGCAATGTGATCCTGAAGAGTAAGCGGTTCCCCAGCCACATATGGCACCCGCCATGGTCTTCAGTCCCAAATAAGTGTTATGGCAACATCCTTGCTAAAACGTCTTGAATCTAAGAATAATTTATCTATATGACTTAACAAACatacattaatgttttatcaaaatggccTAATAAACATATCATGATTATTTATCTCTATGACTAAATAAACATaccattataatttatatatatatgtcttctTTAGTATATCATAATAACCTATCTGTATGACTTGATAAACATatgatgatatattatataccaggGGACCATAGCCACTGTGATTTGTCATCCTGTGGACGTGATGAAAACTAGGATGATGAACGCCCCGCCAGGACATTACACTGTAAGTACTGAATCGGTATACATCTTAGTCTAGTGCTAATGTTCAGCTTGTATCTCAATTTATTCTATGTGTCAGTTTATACTACCTGTGAGTTTATACTACGTGTGAGTTTATACTACGTGTCAGTTTATACTACGTGTCAGTTTATACTATGTGTCATCAGCTTATACTATATGTGAGTTTATACTTTTTGCCAGTCTATTCTATGTGTCATACTATGTGTCTATGCTGTTTATCGGTTTTATTAGATTGTGAATCACATCTGCTCTCATTGTAACCACTCGAGAATGTAGATTGTGAATCACATCTGCTCTCATTGTAACCACTCGAGAATGTAGATTGTGAATCACATACACTCTCATCACCGTAACTCCTCGGGGATGTGATGACTAGATGTAGATTTTGAATCACATCTGCTCTCATTGAAACCACTCGAGGATGTATATTATGAATCACATCTGCTCTCATTGTAACCACTCGAGGATGTATATTATGAATCACATCTGCTCTCATTGTAACCACTCGAGGATGTATATTgtagatacaatgatacatgcACATTGAAGTTTTATCAAAGTTTTATGTGATTAACGTACAACAGTGATACGTTTATATTACAGtgatatgtttatattacagtgatatgtttatattacagtGATACGTTTATATTACAGTGATACGTTTATATTACAAGTATTACTTTCCGGGAATTATTTTTGCAGGTCCAGATTTTGTGCCAGCATTACTTGCCGACAATTATTGTGTATGGTCAGATTTTGTGCCATGATTACATTCCAAGAATAAAAAGTACCTGATGTAAATTACgttttaaatcattttcagGGTTTATTTGCATGTGCAAAGGATATTGCGAAAAATGGACCTCAAGGCTTTTTTAAGGTAAGATTATTTAGCTATTGACGAATCAAAATCagttgaatatttattttcccatggttttgttttaactttttgTACCAAATGTTAGGACGTAAATAATATAACGTAATGATTGCATTCAGGGGGTTTATTATCACAGTGTGTATTTCTCGGTCTTGGAGACGAATATCAAGTTTGAACATCTTAAAAtcaaaaaatcaatttattttttattactaTTGATAGTCATGTTAATCAAAACAGAATATAATATACTTATGATGGATTGTGTATTTTGTGAGTAATTATCATTAGTAAGA from Pecten maximus chromosome 1, xPecMax1.1, whole genome shotgun sequence includes these protein-coding regions:
- the LOC117329580 gene encoding mitochondrial dicarboxylate carrier-like, whose protein sequence is MSATSVPDKTKRIGRWYFGGIASAMAACCTHPADLIKVHLQTQQLEKVKVTSLIGRIIKNDGILGIYNGLSASICRQLTYSTTRFAIYETIKKHLTKDGSVMPFYQKVGTAVVSGALGGFVGTPADLINVRMQNDVKLPVDQRRNYKNAFHGFYRVFREEGIGRMFSGATMASSRAILVTVGQLACYDQIKQTLMNTGYFKDNVFTHVTSSAVAGTIATVICHPVDVMKTRMMNAPPGHYTGLFACAKDIAKNGPQGFFKGFIPAFVRYGPHTVFIFIFLEQIRQNFGDDPE